A portion of the Corynebacterium jeikeium genome contains these proteins:
- a CDS encoding nitrate reductase: MHGDGRKIAPGAVVAPNERLDWPRTIGIGAQHVIAMFGATLLVPLLTGFPVNTTLLFSGIGTIVFLLITRNRLPSYLGSSFAFIAPLTATQAQGIGVQLGVVLCAGIALMLVGCVVKFAGKRVLDAVMPPAVTGAIVALIGLNLAPAATENFATQPLVAFVTMASIVFATVAGRGMVSRLGVLIGVLIGWVFAAATGNLSPEATETVGNAAWIGLPAFHAPEFHFNAMLIGLPVIVVLIAENVGHVKAVAAMTGRNLDDIAGDALIADGLATTIAGSAGGSGTTTYAENIGVMAATRVYSTAAYWVAAFTAIALAFIPKFGALILTIPTGVLGGATMVLYGLIGLLGVRIWMDEKVDFNNPVNLTAAATALIAGIGNLTLDTGSLTLEGIAWGSVGIIIGYPILNWLYNRIGENRS; this comes from the coding sequence ATTCACGGTGACGGTCGAAAGATTGCACCGGGAGCCGTGGTGGCTCCCAACGAACGCCTCGATTGGCCTCGCACAATTGGCATTGGCGCACAGCACGTCATTGCCATGTTTGGTGCAACTCTTCTGGTGCCGCTATTGACTGGTTTCCCAGTCAATACCACACTGCTGTTCTCGGGTATCGGCACGATTGTCTTCCTGCTAATCACCCGAAACCGCTTGCCCTCTTACCTGGGCTCGTCGTTTGCCTTCATCGCACCACTGACCGCGACACAGGCGCAGGGTATTGGTGTTCAGCTCGGTGTCGTGCTCTGCGCCGGCATCGCGCTCATGCTCGTTGGCTGCGTTGTAAAGTTCGCCGGCAAGCGTGTCCTCGATGCAGTGATGCCACCTGCAGTAACCGGTGCCATCGTCGCTCTCATCGGACTTAACCTGGCGCCTGCCGCCACGGAGAACTTCGCCACTCAGCCGTTGGTCGCATTTGTCACGATGGCATCCATTGTCTTCGCAACCGTCGCTGGCCGCGGTATGGTCAGCCGTCTGGGTGTCCTTATCGGCGTACTAATCGGCTGGGTCTTCGCCGCTGCCACTGGAAATCTCTCGCCCGAGGCTACAGAAACTGTCGGCAATGCCGCCTGGATTGGTCTGCCCGCATTCCACGCGCCGGAGTTCCACTTCAATGCGATGCTGATTGGTCTGCCCGTCATCGTAGTACTCATCGCAGAGAATGTCGGTCACGTCAAGGCTGTTGCTGCCATGACCGGCCGAAACCTCGATGACATCGCTGGCGATGCTCTTATTGCAGACGGTCTAGCCACCACCATCGCCGGTTCAGCTGGTGGTTCTGGTACCACTACCTACGCTGAAAATATCGGTGTTATGGCCGCTACCCGTGTCTATTCGACCGCAGCTTACTGGGTGGCAGCTTTCACCGCCATTGCACTGGCTTTCATTCCAAAGTTCGGCGCACTCATCTTGACCATTCCTACCGGCGTGCTCGGTGGGGCAACGATGGTGCTCTACGGCCTAATCGGTTTGCTCGGTGTGCGCATCTGGATGGACGAAAAGGTCGACTTCAACAACCCGGTTAATCTCACCGCTGCCGCTACCGCGCTGATCGCGGGTATCGGCAACCTCACCCTCGACACTGGTTCGCTGACGCTGGAGGGTATTGCTTGGGGGTCGGTCGGCATTATTATCGGCTATCCAATTTTGAACTGGCTCTACAACCGCATCGGCGAGAACCGCTCGTAG
- a CDS encoding HPr family phosphocarrier protein, which translates to MVTQHVHVGSKVGIHARPATVIAERASRFQEEILVELLDSDEPDNEPADASSSLMLMALGAEFGDEVTVTSSNAVAVEKIAELIAQDLSD; encoded by the coding sequence ATGGTTACTCAACATGTCCACGTCGGCTCCAAGGTGGGTATTCATGCCCGCCCTGCAACGGTCATCGCTGAGCGTGCCTCCCGTTTTCAGGAAGAAATTCTGGTCGAGCTCCTTGACTCAGACGAGCCCGACAACGAACCGGCCGATGCTTCATCCTCGTTGATGCTCATGGCACTCGGTGCCGAATTCGGCGATGAAGTCACTGTGACCAGTAGCAACGCGGTTGCGGTAGAGAAAATCGCCGAACTCATCGCCCAAGATCTGAGCGATTAA
- a CDS encoding PTS lactose transporter subunit IIC gives MSSSADFSAIASDLADESTVFLDLDIGPQKEKILNYLIAKAVETGRATDSNGIVAAALEREEKAPTGLSGGIAIPHCRHEDWSKPTLMFARLTSATEFTTPDGPADLLFFIGVPSSNSDVHVDILAALAKALRDKGFRAALRGAESDEETARIISEHVTKAPRRKAKKPPAKTNIVAITACPTGIAHTYLAAEALTGAAESMSDVTLTVETQGSAGTQEAPAEAIARADVLVIAADIGVTGLKRFSDKPQVKVPIRKAVNEPTAVIEQAKAKAEQSRVRAYDRKAPQPKDDHDKEAGPQTGTTGADPSSERVQATTKVGAHKSSLGGDKAFGHWVRDAIMTGVSYMVPFVAASGLLIALGFLVGGHQVGVVADAVTRDLRLPEIIGLDAPIAVPTKDLGTVLIDRSGLWLYLGSALFAIGNHGMQVIVAVMSAYIAFGMAGRAGIAPGFIGGAIAVTVGAGFLGGLVTGILAGLVVALLLRMKVPDWLRPLMPVVVIPMLGAMAVGLTMYLLLGMPLAWLMTALQQWLQSLDTTAAFLFGGLLGAMMCVDMGGMINKAAYLFAVANIASADPASWKVMAAVMAAGMVPPLATSLAVVLRPKLFSSAERQNGKAGWVLGAAFISEGVIPFAAADPLRVIPPIVIGGAVTGGTSMALGAATRVPHGGIFVLFAIDNPVAWLTAIVLGSIVAAILVVAAKSLWPRQVSTDNQNLEADVSAEA, from the coding sequence ATGTCTTCTTCGGCAGATTTTTCCGCTATTGCATCAGACCTAGCCGATGAGTCGACAGTGTTCCTTGACCTAGATATCGGTCCGCAAAAGGAGAAGATCCTTAACTATCTCATCGCTAAAGCTGTAGAGACCGGCCGCGCCACCGACAGCAACGGCATCGTCGCAGCAGCCCTCGAACGCGAAGAGAAGGCCCCGACAGGTCTGTCGGGAGGGATAGCCATCCCCCACTGCCGCCATGAGGACTGGTCGAAGCCGACCCTGATGTTTGCCCGCTTAACCAGCGCTACAGAATTCACCACACCAGATGGGCCGGCGGACCTGCTCTTTTTCATTGGTGTCCCATCTAGTAACAGCGATGTCCACGTCGATATTCTGGCCGCACTCGCAAAAGCACTTCGCGATAAGGGGTTTCGCGCAGCTCTTCGCGGTGCTGAAAGCGATGAAGAGACTGCCCGGATCATTAGCGAGCACGTCACCAAAGCGCCTCGTCGGAAAGCGAAAAAACCTCCGGCGAAGACCAATATCGTCGCCATCACGGCCTGCCCCACGGGCATCGCACACACTTATTTGGCAGCCGAAGCGCTTACTGGCGCGGCAGAAAGCATGTCTGATGTCACACTAACTGTAGAGACGCAGGGCTCGGCAGGAACCCAGGAAGCCCCCGCAGAGGCAATTGCCCGGGCCGACGTGCTAGTAATCGCAGCCGATATTGGGGTTACGGGGCTTAAGCGCTTCAGCGATAAACCACAGGTCAAAGTGCCAATTCGTAAGGCAGTCAATGAACCTACTGCGGTTATTGAACAAGCGAAGGCAAAAGCAGAACAATCACGGGTTCGCGCCTACGACCGAAAGGCGCCGCAACCTAAGGATGACCACGACAAGGAGGCCGGTCCGCAAACCGGTACTACCGGCGCGGACCCTTCATCTGAGAGGGTACAAGCAACTACCAAGGTGGGGGCACATAAATCATCCTTAGGCGGTGACAAAGCCTTCGGACACTGGGTTCGTGATGCCATTATGACCGGTGTCAGCTATATGGTGCCGTTCGTGGCCGCATCGGGGTTGTTGATTGCGCTGGGATTCCTCGTCGGCGGTCATCAGGTTGGTGTAGTAGCTGACGCCGTGACTAGGGATTTGCGGCTGCCGGAGATTATCGGACTCGATGCCCCGATTGCTGTGCCGACAAAAGATCTCGGCACCGTGCTAATTGATCGTAGTGGGCTGTGGCTGTATCTCGGCTCGGCGCTTTTTGCCATTGGCAACCACGGCATGCAGGTCATTGTGGCTGTAATGAGTGCTTATATCGCCTTTGGCATGGCTGGCAGAGCCGGCATTGCACCAGGCTTTATTGGCGGTGCCATCGCGGTCACGGTTGGCGCCGGCTTCCTTGGGGGCCTGGTGACAGGCATCCTGGCGGGACTAGTTGTAGCCCTACTGTTGAGGATGAAAGTCCCGGACTGGCTGCGACCGCTGATGCCGGTTGTCGTGATTCCTATGCTCGGAGCTATGGCCGTTGGGCTCACCATGTACCTGCTGCTCGGGATGCCGCTGGCTTGGCTGATGACGGCTCTGCAGCAGTGGCTGCAATCACTGGATACGACGGCGGCGTTCCTGTTCGGTGGTCTTCTCGGCGCAATGATGTGCGTGGATATGGGCGGAATGATCAACAAGGCTGCTTATCTTTTTGCCGTCGCAAACATCGCCTCAGCAGATCCCGCATCATGGAAGGTCATGGCCGCTGTGATGGCGGCGGGCATGGTACCTCCATTGGCTACATCTCTGGCAGTTGTGCTCCGACCAAAGCTGTTCAGTTCGGCGGAGCGTCAAAACGGCAAAGCGGGCTGGGTGCTCGGTGCGGCCTTCATTTCAGAGGGAGTAATTCCCTTCGCCGCCGCAGATCCGCTACGTGTGATTCCGCCGATTGTGATTGGCGGTGCCGTCACCGGTGGCACCTCAATGGCTTTGGGTGCGGCCACACGTGTTCCGCACGGAGGTATTTTTGTGCTGTTTGCAATCGACAACCCTGTCGCATGGCTTACTGCAATCGTCTTGGGCAGCATAGTGGCAGCAATTCTCGTTGTGGCAGCTAAAAGCCTGTGGCCGCGGCAAGTCAGCACCGATAATCAAAACCTAGAAGCGGACGTTTCAGCGGAAGCGTAG